One Pullulanibacillus sp. KACC 23026 DNA segment encodes these proteins:
- a CDS encoding glycosyltransferase, producing the protein MEPLVSIIVPVYNVEPYLSSCIDSILAQTFKAIEIILVDDGSEDGSLKICNQYTKIDKRVKVIKKRNRGVSSARNVGIDNARGLYIGFVDPDDTIEPNMYSAMVDVMVKMKPDVVVAQLKTDNQIINKVSVSEVWKDVDCPINQSVIRDEIMPMVIGGKRFSLMHCVNKLYKRSCFQNRRFDETRNHGEDARFNLLLLSMVESIVFLDQPLYNYVIRKRESLTVTFRPNLYDYLLDNRNFGRKLCSQYHSIFLIRKIENEFILSTLNYIQSIVESSLSRKEKKNLIKRIINDDQFTMSLNKCKCPSWYYTLLKKLCKKREANLILFFVQTKLLVQKYIYKVGSYENKPFIKKYGH; encoded by the coding sequence ATGGAGCCGTTGGTTAGCATTATTGTTCCTGTCTATAATGTTGAGCCCTATTTATCTAGTTGTATAGATTCTATTCTAGCCCAAACATTTAAAGCTATAGAAATAATCCTCGTTGACGATGGTTCTGAAGATGGCAGTCTTAAAATCTGTAATCAATATACAAAAATAGACAAAAGGGTAAAAGTTATAAAGAAGCGAAACAGGGGGGTATCCTCTGCTCGAAATGTCGGAATTGACAATGCAAGAGGGCTCTATATTGGGTTTGTCGATCCGGATGATACCATTGAGCCTAATATGTATAGTGCTATGGTTGATGTCATGGTAAAAATGAAACCAGATGTAGTGGTTGCACAATTAAAAACAGATAACCAAATTATTAATAAAGTGTCGGTTTCAGAGGTTTGGAAAGATGTTGATTGTCCGATTAATCAAAGCGTTATTAGAGATGAAATTATGCCAATGGTTATTGGGGGAAAAAGGTTTAGCTTAATGCATTGTGTGAATAAACTTTATAAGCGCTCCTGTTTTCAAAATAGGCGATTCGATGAAACGAGAAATCATGGGGAAGATGCTCGATTTAATCTACTATTACTGTCCATGGTAGAAAGCATTGTTTTTCTTGATCAACCCCTTTATAATTACGTGATTCGTAAAAGAGAATCCTTAACCGTTACGTTTCGTCCTAATTTATATGATTATCTGCTTGATAATCGAAACTTTGGAAGAAAGCTTTGCAGCCAATATCATTCCATCTTCTTAATTCGAAAAATCGAGAATGAATTTATTCTTTCCACACTTAATTACATACAGAGTATTGTAGAATCAAGTTTATCCAGGAAAGAAAAAAAGAATCTTATCAAACGCATTATTAATGACGACCAATTTACAATGAGTTTAAATAAATGCAAATGTCCCTCCTGGTATTATACGTTGTTAAAAAAATTGTGTAAGAAAAGAGAGGCAAATCTTATCCTTTTTTTCGTTCAAACGAAGCTTTTGGTACAAAAGTATATCTATAAGGTAGGATCTTATGAGAATAAGCCATTCATTAAAAAATATGGTCATTAG